Proteins co-encoded in one Dyella japonica A8 genomic window:
- a CDS encoding DUF1737 domain-containing protein: protein MPGSPPDGLPRYRLLTGKDDASFCQRVSDALALGYSLYGSPAATFNGEHVVVAQAILWPEHD from the coding sequence ATGCCCGGTTCACCTCCCGATGGTCTCCCGCGCTATCGCCTGCTGACCGGCAAAGACGACGCGAGCTTCTGCCAGCGCGTTTCCGATGCGCTGGCATTGGGCTACAGCTTGTACGGTTCGCCCGCGGCGACCTTCAACGGCGAACACGTGGTCGTGGCGCAGGCGATCCTGTGGCCGGAGCACGACTAG